A region from the Mycolicibacterium phlei genome encodes:
- the sdhA gene encoding succinate dehydrogenase flavoprotein subunit yields the protein MIQEHRYDVVIVGAGGAGMRAAVEAGPRVRTAVLTKVYPTRSHTGAAQGGMCAALANVEEDNWEWHTFDTVKGGDYLADQDAVEIMCKEAIDAVLDLEKMGMPFNRTPEGRIDQRRFGGHTRDHGKAPVRRACYAADRTGHMILQTLYQNCVKHDVEFFNEFYALDLAITETQAGPVATGVIAYELATGDIHVFHAKAIVFATGGSGRMYKTTSNAHTLTGDGLGIVFRKGLPLEDMEFHQFHPTGLAGLGILISEAVRGEGGRLLNGEGERFMERYAPTIVDLAPRDIVARSMVLEVLEGRGAGPNKDYVYIDVRHLGEDVLEAKLPDITEFARTYLGVDPVKELVPVYPTCHYVMGGIPTNVNGQVLRDNTTPLPGLYAAGECACVSVHGANRLGTNSLLDINVFGRRAGIAAANYALGHDFTPLPDDPAGMVVNWVGDILSEHGNERVADIRSALQQSMDNNAAVFRTEETLKQALTDIHALKERYKRITVHDKGKRYNSDLLEAIELGFLLELAEVTVVGALNRKESRGGHAREDYPNRDDTNYMRHTMAYKEGTELLSDIRLDYKPVVMTRYEPMERKY from the coding sequence ATGATTCAGGAACATCGCTACGACGTCGTGATCGTCGGCGCAGGCGGCGCCGGGATGCGCGCCGCGGTCGAAGCCGGCCCGCGCGTGCGGACCGCCGTGCTGACCAAGGTGTATCCCACCCGCAGCCACACCGGCGCGGCGCAGGGCGGCATGTGCGCCGCGCTGGCCAACGTCGAAGAGGACAACTGGGAGTGGCACACCTTCGACACCGTCAAGGGCGGCGACTACCTCGCCGACCAGGACGCGGTCGAGATCATGTGCAAGGAGGCCATCGACGCGGTCCTCGACCTCGAGAAGATGGGGATGCCGTTCAACCGCACCCCCGAGGGCCGCATCGACCAGCGCCGGTTCGGCGGGCACACCCGCGACCACGGCAAGGCCCCGGTGCGCCGGGCCTGCTACGCCGCCGACCGCACCGGCCACATGATCCTGCAGACGCTGTACCAGAACTGCGTCAAGCACGACGTCGAGTTCTTCAACGAGTTCTACGCGCTCGACCTGGCGATCACCGAGACCCAGGCCGGCCCCGTGGCCACCGGCGTCATCGCCTACGAGCTGGCCACCGGTGACATCCACGTCTTCCACGCCAAGGCGATCGTGTTCGCCACCGGCGGGTCGGGCCGGATGTACAAGACCACCTCCAACGCCCACACGCTGACCGGCGACGGTCTGGGCATCGTGTTCCGCAAGGGACTTCCGTTGGAGGACATGGAGTTCCACCAGTTCCACCCGACGGGTCTGGCGGGCCTGGGCATCCTGATCTCGGAGGCCGTGCGCGGCGAGGGCGGTCGTCTGCTCAACGGCGAGGGCGAACGGTTCATGGAGCGCTACGCGCCGACGATCGTCGACCTCGCGCCGCGTGACATCGTCGCCCGCTCGATGGTGCTCGAGGTGCTCGAGGGCCGCGGCGCCGGGCCGAACAAGGACTACGTCTACATCGACGTGCGCCACCTCGGCGAGGACGTGCTCGAGGCCAAGCTGCCCGACATCACCGAGTTCGCCCGCACCTACCTCGGTGTGGACCCGGTCAAGGAACTGGTGCCGGTCTACCCGACGTGCCACTACGTCATGGGCGGTATCCCGACCAACGTCAACGGCCAGGTGCTGCGCGACAACACCACCCCGCTGCCGGGTCTGTACGCCGCAGGCGAGTGCGCGTGCGTGTCGGTGCACGGCGCCAACCGCCTGGGCACCAACTCGCTGCTGGACATCAACGTGTTCGGCCGTCGCGCCGGCATCGCCGCCGCGAACTACGCGCTGGGCCATGACTTCACGCCGCTGCCGGACGACCCGGCGGGCATGGTGGTCAACTGGGTCGGCGACATCCTGTCCGAGCACGGCAACGAGCGCGTCGCCGACATCCGTAGCGCGCTGCAGCAGTCGATGGACAACAACGCCGCGGTGTTCCGCACCGAGGAGACGCTCAAGCAGGCGCTGACCGACATTCACGCCCTCAAGGAGCGGTACAAGCGAATCACGGTGCACGACAAGGGCAAGCGCTACAACAGCGACCTGCTCGAGGCCATCGAGCTGGGCTTCCTGCTGGAGCTGGCCGAGGTCACCGTGGTCGGCGCGCTCAACCGCAAGGAGTCCCGCGGCGGCCACGCCCGCGAGGACTACCCGAACCGCGACGACACCAACTACATGCGCCACACCATGGCCTACAAGGAGGGCACGGAGCTGCTGTCCGACATCCGGTTGGACTACAAGCCCGTGGTCATGACCCGCTATGAGCCGATGGAACGGAAGTACTGA
- a CDS encoding succinate dehydrogenase hydrophobic membrane anchor subunit, with product MSAPAGGSAGGGAWTPHHREGRIAPVLEKEHDRPAGLDHPRAPRRPRGIPYFEKYAWLFMRFSGVALVFLALGHLFVMLMWQDGVYRIDFNYVAERWASPFWQIWDMALLWLAMVHGANGLRIIIGDYARKNVTKFWLNSILLLATGFTLVLGSYVLVTFDANIT from the coding sequence GTGAGCGCCCCGGCGGGCGGGTCGGCAGGCGGCGGCGCCTGGACCCCGCACCACCGCGAAGGCCGCATCGCACCGGTTCTGGAGAAGGAGCACGACCGGCCGGCCGGTCTGGACCACCCGCGGGCGCCCCGCCGTCCGCGCGGCATCCCGTACTTCGAGAAGTACGCCTGGCTGTTCATGCGGTTCTCCGGCGTGGCGCTGGTCTTCCTGGCGCTGGGCCACCTGTTCGTGATGTTGATGTGGCAGGACGGCGTCTACCGCATCGACTTCAACTACGTCGCCGAGCGCTGGGCGTCGCCGTTCTGGCAGATCTGGGACATGGCGCTGCTGTGGCTGGCCATGGTGCACGGCGCCAACGGCCTGCGCATCATCATCGGCGACTACGCCCGCAAGAACGTCACGAAGTTCTGGCTGAACTCGATCCTGCTGCTGGCGACCGGGTTCACCCTCGTACTGGGCAGCTACGTGCTGGTCACCTTCGACGCGAACATCACATAG
- the sdhC gene encoding succinate dehydrogenase, cytochrome b556 subunit — translation MSTQVSEGPPSAVPTPRSGPSRRRSLYRGDPAMWSWVLHRITGATIFFFLFVHVLDTALVRVSPQAYNEVIETYKTPIIGLMEIGLVVAVLYHALNGIRIILIDFWQEGPRYQRVMLWVVIGVFLAIFIPSLGVIGMHMAERFL, via the coding sequence ATGAGTACTCAAGTTTCGGAGGGACCGCCCTCGGCGGTGCCGACTCCTCGCTCGGGGCCGTCGCGCAGACGGTCGCTGTACCGCGGCGACCCGGCCATGTGGTCCTGGGTTCTGCACCGCATCACCGGTGCGACCATCTTCTTCTTCCTGTTCGTGCACGTGCTCGACACCGCGCTGGTGCGGGTCAGCCCGCAGGCCTACAACGAGGTCATCGAGACGTACAAGACGCCGATCATCGGCCTGATGGAGATCGGGCTGGTCGTGGCGGTGCTCTACCACGCGCTGAACGGCATCCGCATCATCCTGATCGACTTCTGGCAGGAGGGCCCGCGCTACCAGCGGGTGATGCTGTGGGTCGTCATCGGCGTCTTCCTGGCAATCTTCATCCCGTCGCTTGGAGTGATCGGTATGCACATGGCGGAGCGGTTCCTGTGA
- a CDS encoding cytidine deaminase: MPSEIDWNLLRRKAFEVTRNAYAPYSGFPVGAAALVDDGRVVAGCNVENVSYGLGLCAECAVVCNLFATGGGRLLALACVDAAGDPLMPCGRCRQVLLEHGGPAMLIDHPGGPRPLGDLLPDAFGPDDLARTKRQSP, translated from the coding sequence ATGCCGTCCGAAATTGACTGGAATCTGCTGCGGCGCAAGGCGTTTGAGGTAACCCGGAACGCCTACGCCCCGTATTCGGGGTTTCCGGTGGGTGCGGCCGCTCTGGTCGACGATGGGCGTGTCGTCGCCGGATGCAATGTGGAAAATGTCTCATATGGCCTTGGTCTCTGTGCCGAGTGCGCTGTGGTCTGCAACCTGTTCGCCACCGGCGGCGGACGGTTGCTCGCGCTGGCGTGTGTCGACGCCGCGGGGGACCCGCTGATGCCGTGCGGACGGTGTCGCCAGGTGCTGCTCGAACACGGCGGACCGGCGATGCTGATCGACCATCCCGGCGGGCCCCGGCCGCTGGGCGATCTGCTGCCCGACGCGTTCGGCCCCGATGATCTGGCTCGCACGAAACGGCAAAGCCCGTGA
- a CDS encoding thymidine phosphorylase, whose protein sequence is MTQFTFDAPGSNVAPFDAPTIIRTKRDGGVLSDAAIDWVIDAYTRGAVADEQMSALLMAIFLRGMTGPEIARWTAAMVNSGERLDFTDLRRDGRPLALVDKHSTGGVGDKITIPLVPVVMACGGAVPQAAGRGLGHTGGTLDKLESIPGFSAELPKERIRQQLCELGAAIFAAGELAPADRKIYALRDITATTESLPLIASSVMSKKIAEGARALVLDTKVGSGAFLKTEAESRELARTMVDLGSAHGLSTRALLTDMATPLGRAVGNAVEVEESLEVLAGGGPRDVVELTLALAREMLDAAGLDGVDPADTLRDGTAMDRFRALVAAQGGDLNRPLPVGRCSETLTASSTGVVRRLDALAVGLAVWRLGAGRSAPGEQVQFGAGLRIHRREGEPVTAGEPLLTLYTDTPERFAAAVAELDGAVDIGDTAPPPRPLIIDRIV, encoded by the coding sequence GTGACCCAGTTCACATTCGACGCTCCTGGGTCCAATGTCGCGCCCTTCGACGCTCCGACCATAATCCGGACCAAGCGCGACGGCGGCGTGCTGTCCGACGCCGCGATCGACTGGGTGATCGACGCCTACACCCGCGGGGCCGTCGCCGACGAGCAGATGTCGGCGCTGCTGATGGCGATCTTCCTGCGCGGGATGACCGGCCCGGAGATCGCGCGCTGGACCGCGGCGATGGTCAACTCCGGGGAACGGTTGGACTTCACCGATCTGCGCCGCGACGGCAGGCCGCTGGCGCTGGTGGACAAGCACTCCACCGGCGGGGTGGGCGACAAGATCACGATCCCGCTGGTCCCGGTGGTGATGGCGTGCGGCGGCGCGGTCCCGCAGGCGGCCGGCCGCGGCCTCGGCCACACCGGCGGCACCCTCGACAAACTCGAGTCCATCCCGGGGTTCTCCGCGGAGCTGCCGAAAGAACGGATCAGGCAACAGCTTTGCGAGCTCGGCGCGGCGATCTTCGCCGCCGGGGAGCTGGCACCCGCCGACCGCAAGATCTACGCGCTGCGCGACATCACGGCGACCACCGAGTCGCTGCCGCTGATCGCCAGCTCGGTGATGAGCAAGAAGATCGCCGAGGGCGCCCGCGCGCTGGTGCTCGACACCAAGGTCGGCTCGGGTGCGTTCCTCAAGACCGAGGCCGAGTCGCGGGAGCTGGCCCGCACGATGGTCGACCTGGGCAGCGCGCACGGGCTGTCGACCAGGGCGCTGCTCACCGACATGGCCACCCCGCTGGGCCGCGCGGTCGGCAATGCCGTGGAGGTCGAGGAGTCGCTGGAGGTGCTGGCCGGCGGCGGGCCGCGCGATGTCGTCGAGCTGACACTGGCACTGGCGCGCGAGATGCTCGACGCGGCCGGCCTCGACGGCGTCGACCCCGCCGACACCCTGCGCGACGGCACCGCGATGGACCGGTTCCGCGCGCTGGTGGCCGCCCAGGGCGGCGATCTGAACCGGCCGCTGCCGGTGGGCCGCTGCAGCGAGACGCTCACCGCGTCGAGCACCGGCGTCGTGCGGCGGCTCGACGCGTTGGCGGTCGGCCTGGCGGTCTGGCGGCTGGGCGCGGGCCGCTCGGCGCCCGGCGAGCAGGTGCAGTTCGGCGCCGGGCTGCGGATCCACCGCCGCGAGGGGGAGCCGGTGACCGCCGGGGAACCGCTGCTGACGCTCTACACCGACACCCCGGAGCGGTTCGCCGCCGCCGTCGCCGAACTCGACGGCGCCGTCGACATCGGCGACACCGCACCGCCGCCGCGGCCGCTGATCATCGACCGGATCGTCTGA
- a CDS encoding adenosine deaminase, with amino-acid sequence MTTPLTPETIHQAPKALLHDHLDGGLRPATVLELAEAHGYDQLPADDPDELATFFRTAAHSGSLERYLEPFAHTVGVMQTPEALHRVAYECVEDLAADNVVYAEVRFAPELHINGGLSLDEVVDAVLAGFADGEKAVSAEGRPITVRCLVTAMRHAARSREIAELAIRFRDKGVVGFDIAGAEAGYPPSRHLDAFEYMRSNNARFTIHAGEAFGLPSIHEAIAYCGADRLGHGVRIVDDITVLPDGTAKLGRLAALLRDKRIPFEMCPSSNVQTGAVPSIAEHPFDLLARLRFRVTVNTDNRLMSDTTMTQEMLRLVETFGYGWSDLQRFTINAMKSAFISFDERLAIIDEVIKPRYAVLIG; translated from the coding sequence ATGACGACGCCGTTGACCCCCGAGACGATCCACCAGGCGCCCAAGGCGCTGTTGCACGACCATCTCGACGGCGGACTGCGACCGGCCACGGTGCTCGAACTCGCCGAGGCCCACGGCTACGACCAGCTGCCCGCCGACGACCCCGACGAACTCGCCACGTTCTTCCGCACCGCCGCGCACAGCGGTTCGCTGGAGCGCTACCTGGAGCCGTTCGCCCACACCGTCGGGGTGATGCAGACCCCGGAGGCGCTGCACCGGGTGGCCTACGAGTGCGTCGAGGACCTGGCCGCCGACAACGTCGTCTACGCCGAGGTCCGGTTCGCCCCCGAGCTGCACATCAACGGCGGACTGTCGCTGGACGAGGTGGTCGACGCGGTGCTGGCCGGGTTCGCCGACGGGGAGAAGGCGGTGAGCGCCGAGGGCCGCCCGATCACGGTGCGGTGCCTGGTGACCGCGATGCGCCACGCCGCCCGCTCCCGGGAGATCGCCGAGCTGGCGATCCGGTTCCGCGACAAGGGCGTGGTCGGGTTCGACATCGCGGGCGCCGAGGCCGGTTACCCGCCGTCACGGCACCTCGACGCGTTCGAGTACATGCGAAGCAACAACGCGCGCTTCACGATTCACGCGGGTGAGGCGTTCGGCCTGCCGTCCATCCACGAGGCGATCGCCTACTGCGGCGCCGACCGGCTGGGCCACGGGGTGCGCATCGTCGACGACATCACCGTGCTGCCCGACGGCACCGCCAAGCTCGGCAGGCTGGCGGCGCTGCTGCGCGACAAGCGCATCCCGTTCGAGATGTGCCCGTCGTCGAACGTGCAGACCGGCGCGGTGCCCAGCATCGCCGAGCACCCGTTCGATCTGCTGGCGCGCTTGCGGTTTCGCGTCACCGTCAACACCGACAACCGGCTGATGAGCGACACCACGATGACCCAGGAGATGCTGCGGCTGGTCGAGACGTTCGGCTACGGCTGGAGCGACCTGCAGCGGTTCACGATCAACGCGATGAAGTCGGCGTTCATCTCCTTCGACGAGCGCCTGGCCATCATCGACGAGGTGATCAAACCCCGCTACGCGGTCCTGATCGGCTGA
- the satS gene encoding protein export chaperone SatS: MAADIVPIRLGLTKGDLYTLWAPRWRDAGDEWEAFLGKDEDLYVFESVADLVAFVRTNTDNDLTDHPAWEKTTQANAHRFEPKEENLYDIIGVPEIVAEKVNEERVTTLFRTLAIVNSLGTVCELPAVAKLFNGNPVLSTLGGGIDAFSGRAGRKRWAEIETVIARSWDSVVDALDELVTIPEVDAAAVRAAEAELAEPAPEPEPEEEVVEELESEGAEDSDGDEDEGDELVAQAQSRVLGGDEDFWLQVGIDPVRLMTSAGTYYTLRCYLEDQPVFLGRNGRISVFPSERALARYLADEHDHDLAGLSTYDDIRTAATDGSLEVEVDEENVYVLTGLVDDIADGPDAVDRDQLELAVELLRDVGDYSEETTVDQALDPEQPLGRFIAHVLDPESVERPEPPYAEVVAQWEKLEAFVESRLRPE, translated from the coding sequence ATGGCTGCTGACATCGTGCCGATCCGGCTCGGCCTGACCAAGGGCGACCTGTACACGCTATGGGCTCCACGCTGGCGCGATGCCGGTGACGAGTGGGAGGCGTTCCTCGGCAAGGACGAGGACCTCTACGTGTTCGAGTCGGTTGCCGACCTGGTCGCGTTCGTCAGGACCAACACCGACAACGACCTCACCGACCACCCGGCGTGGGAGAAGACCACGCAGGCCAACGCGCACCGGTTCGAGCCGAAAGAGGAGAACCTCTACGACATCATCGGCGTGCCCGAGATCGTCGCGGAGAAGGTCAACGAGGAGCGGGTCACCACGCTGTTCCGCACGCTGGCGATCGTCAACTCGCTCGGCACCGTCTGCGAACTGCCCGCGGTGGCCAAGCTGTTCAACGGCAACCCGGTGCTGAGCACGCTCGGCGGCGGCATCGACGCGTTCTCCGGCCGGGCCGGGCGCAAGCGGTGGGCCGAGATCGAGACCGTGATCGCGCGGTCGTGGGACAGCGTCGTCGACGCGCTCGACGAGCTCGTCACGATCCCGGAGGTCGACGCGGCCGCGGTGCGCGCGGCCGAGGCCGAACTCGCCGAGCCCGCACCTGAACCCGAGCCCGAGGAGGAGGTCGTCGAGGAGCTCGAGTCCGAGGGCGCCGAGGACTCCGACGGCGACGAGGACGAGGGCGACGAGCTGGTCGCGCAGGCGCAGAGCCGGGTGCTGGGCGGCGACGAGGACTTCTGGCTGCAGGTCGGCATCGACCCGGTGCGACTGATGACCAGTGCCGGCACCTACTACACGCTGCGCTGCTACCTCGAGGACCAGCCGGTGTTCCTCGGCCGCAACGGCCGCATCAGCGTGTTCCCGTCCGAGCGGGCGCTGGCGCGCTACCTGGCCGACGAGCACGACCACGACCTGGCCGGCCTGTCCACCTACGACGACATCCGCACCGCGGCCACCGACGGGTCGCTGGAGGTCGAGGTCGACGAGGAGAACGTCTACGTGCTCACCGGCCTCGTCGACGACATCGCCGACGGCCCCGACGCCGTCGACCGCGATCAGCTCGAGCTGGCCGTCGAACTGCTGCGCGATGTCGGCGACTACTCCGAGGAGACCACCGTCGACCAGGCGCTCGACCCCGAGCAGCCGCTGGGCCGGTTCATCGCGCATGTGCTCGACCCGGAGTCGGTCGAGCGGCCCGAGCCGCCGTACGCCGAGGTCGTCGCGCAGTGGGAGAAGCTGGAGGCGTTCGTCGAGTCGCGGCTGCGTCCCGAGTAG
- a CDS encoding C40 family peptidase, whose amino-acid sequence MSGALVAALTAPLREMAALVGPGGADDVAADLTAVRTALDELAAATGRGWWRTADAWTGAGADAAAAAVSATVAAAEDAAERVALLARSADAAGAAVARAHRRLRDIVEGFEARARALEPYLDSPEVVDALVNDARRALAEAVAVVDDLRAELDGHTSAVTSAVPAPAAAPASTAPSGVTPGGGVPGALGAASAGVPAAGGLGSLVREIAEAARPETPEAAAFGDGVAVRLPDGSVVTAPNAVAASAVRHALTQLGVPYQWGGTTPGVGLDCSGLTQWAYREAGLTLPRLAQEQDIGAPVAFGDLRPGDLAVWDGHVAMVVGNGQMIEAGDPVKLSPIRTTNAGQGFQGFWRPTG is encoded by the coding sequence ATGTCCGGCGCGCTGGTCGCGGCGCTCACCGCGCCGCTGCGCGAGATGGCGGCGCTGGTCGGGCCCGGCGGCGCCGACGACGTCGCGGCGGACCTGACGGCCGTGCGCACCGCGCTCGACGAGCTGGCGGCGGCCACCGGGCGGGGCTGGTGGCGCACCGCCGACGCGTGGACGGGGGCGGGTGCCGACGCGGCGGCCGCTGCGGTGTCGGCGACGGTCGCGGCCGCGGAGGACGCCGCCGAGCGGGTGGCGCTGCTGGCCCGCTCGGCCGACGCGGCCGGTGCGGCGGTGGCGCGGGCCCACCGGCGGCTGCGCGACATCGTCGAGGGGTTCGAGGCGCGCGCCCGGGCCCTGGAGCCCTACCTGGACTCCCCCGAGGTGGTCGACGCGCTGGTCAACGACGCCCGCCGGGCGCTGGCCGAAGCCGTCGCGGTGGTCGACGACCTGCGCGCCGAACTCGACGGCCACACCTCAGCCGTCACCTCCGCTGTCCCCGCGCCCGCGGCCGCTCCGGCGTCCACCGCACCGTCGGGCGTCACGCCCGGCGGCGGGGTGCCGGGCGCGTTGGGCGCGGCCTCCGCCGGTGTGCCGGCCGCCGGCGGGCTCGGGTCGCTGGTGCGCGAGATCGCCGAAGCGGCGCGGCCGGAGACCCCGGAGGCGGCGGCCTTCGGCGACGGCGTGGCGGTGCGACTGCCCGACGGCAGCGTGGTGACCGCCCCGAACGCGGTCGCCGCCAGCGCGGTTCGCCACGCGCTCACCCAACTGGGCGTGCCGTATCAGTGGGGCGGCACCACGCCCGGCGTCGGCCTGGACTGCAGCGGGCTGACCCAGTGGGCGTACCGCGAGGCGGGGCTGACGCTGCCGCGGCTGGCGCAGGAACAGGACATCGGCGCGCCGGTGGCGTTCGGGGATCTGCGGCCCGGCGACCTGGCGGTGTGGGACGGCCACGTCGCGATGGTCGTCGGCAACGGCCAGATGATCGAGGCGGGCGACCCGGTGAAACTCTCCCCGATCCGCACCACCAACGCGGGACAGGGTTTTCAGGGGTTCTGGCGACCCACCGGCTGA
- a CDS encoding type VII secretion target encodes MHADTDAIRALAAAHTAHADELTAIAARLSNTPTPAGLGPVGADFVAALRAALAREAEAVAALRDRMAQTAVSAARAATAYDDADGRVGARVGGL; translated from the coding sequence ATGCACGCCGACACCGACGCGATCCGGGCGCTGGCCGCCGCCCACACCGCCCACGCCGACGAGCTCACCGCGATCGCGGCCCGACTGTCCAACACCCCCACCCCGGCGGGCCTCGGCCCCGTCGGCGCCGATTTCGTGGCCGCGCTGCGGGCGGCGCTGGCGCGCGAGGCCGAGGCGGTGGCCGCGCTGCGTGACCGGATGGCGCAGACCGCGGTGAGCGCGGCCCGGGCGGCGACCGCCTACGACGACGCCGACGGGCGCGTCGGCGCCCGGGTGGGCGGACTCTGA
- the upp gene encoding uracil phosphoribosyltransferase yields MDVRVVDHPLAAARLTTLRDEATDNAAFRAALRDLTLMLVYEATRDAAVQTVPVRTPVAETTGCRLANPPLLVPVLRAGLGMVDQAHALIPEAQVGFVGVVRDEETHLPTPYLASLPDDLSTQPVFVLDPMLATGGSMVHTLELLYSRDAVDVTAICVVAAPEGIAALEKAAPDVRLYTATVDYGLNESAYIVPGLGDAGDRQFGPR; encoded by the coding sequence ATGGATGTGCGCGTCGTCGATCACCCTCTCGCGGCGGCACGGTTGACCACCCTGCGCGACGAGGCCACCGACAACGCCGCATTCCGCGCGGCGCTGCGTGACCTGACCCTGATGCTCGTCTACGAGGCCACTCGCGACGCGGCGGTGCAGACGGTGCCCGTGCGGACCCCGGTCGCCGAGACCACCGGCTGCCGGCTGGCCAACCCGCCGCTGCTGGTGCCCGTGCTGCGGGCCGGGCTCGGCATGGTCGACCAGGCGCACGCGCTGATCCCCGAGGCCCAGGTCGGGTTCGTCGGGGTGGTGCGCGACGAGGAGACCCATCTGCCGACGCCGTACCTGGCGTCGCTGCCCGACGACCTGAGCACCCAGCCGGTGTTCGTGCTCGACCCGATGCTGGCGACGGGCGGCTCGATGGTGCACACCCTGGAGCTGCTCTACAGCCGCGACGCCGTCGACGTCACCGCGATCTGCGTCGTCGCCGCTCCGGAAGGCATTGCGGCGCTGGAGAAGGCCGCACCCGACGTCCGGCTCTACACCGCGACGGTCGACTACGGCCTCAACGAGTCCGCCTACATCGTGCCGGGCCTCGGCGACGCCGGTGACCGGCAGTTCGGTCCGCGCTAG
- a CDS encoding phospho-sugar mutase has protein sequence MTGTLDTAQEWIAHDPDPESVAELRACSPDELERRFARPLTFGTAGLRGPLRAGPDGMNLAVVLRASWAVAKVLTDRGLAGQDVVVGRDTRHGSDEFALAAAEVLAAQGFPVTLFLAAVPTPVVAFTVRSLPAAAGVQITASHNPPTDNGYKVYFEGGYPIISPTDREIEQAMAEAPPADQIPRAPVTPAGLGEIQRYLERAAGVRRTHGSVRVALTPLHGVGGEYALDALALAGFDDVHVVEEQFTPDPDFPTVTYPNPEDPAAVAALLKRAAEVDAEVAIALDPDADRCAVGIPTPDGWRMLSGDETGWLLGDYILSQLDPGPVAEATVVASSLVSSRMLAAIAADHGARHVETPTGFKWLSRADADLPGCTLVYAYEEAIGHCVDPSAVRDKDGISAAVLVCDLVAALRDRGHTVLDALDGLARRHGVHTTTAVTKVVADPDEAAAVMARLRQTPPQRLAGFAATVTDLAPGTDAVILAGGDPDTAVRVVVRPSGTEPKVKSYIEVRCAPTDDLTAARARARRIQADLVDAAEAL, from the coding sequence ATGACCGGCACCCTCGACACCGCGCAGGAGTGGATCGCCCACGACCCCGACCCGGAGTCGGTCGCCGAGCTGCGCGCCTGCTCCCCCGACGAACTCGAGCGCCGCTTCGCGCGTCCGCTGACGTTCGGCACCGCGGGCCTGCGCGGTCCGCTGCGCGCCGGCCCCGACGGGATGAACCTCGCGGTGGTGCTGCGCGCCAGCTGGGCCGTCGCCAAGGTGCTCACCGACCGCGGACTGGCCGGCCAGGACGTCGTCGTCGGCCGCGACACCCGGCACGGCTCCGACGAGTTCGCGCTCGCCGCCGCTGAAGTGCTTGCCGCGCAGGGCTTTCCGGTGACGCTGTTCCTGGCCGCGGTGCCCACGCCCGTCGTCGCCTTCACGGTGCGCAGCCTGCCCGCCGCGGCGGGTGTCCAGATCACCGCCTCACACAACCCGCCCACCGACAACGGCTACAAGGTGTACTTCGAGGGCGGCTACCCGATCATCTCCCCCACCGACCGCGAGATCGAGCAGGCGATGGCCGAAGCGCCGCCCGCCGACCAGATCCCGCGCGCCCCGGTGACCCCGGCCGGTCTGGGCGAGATCCAGCGCTACCTCGAACGGGCGGCCGGGGTGCGGCGCACCCACGGGTCGGTGCGCGTCGCGCTGACCCCTCTGCACGGCGTGGGCGGCGAGTACGCGCTGGACGCCTTGGCGCTGGCCGGGTTCGACGACGTGCACGTCGTCGAGGAGCAGTTCACCCCCGACCCCGACTTCCCGACCGTGACCTACCCCAACCCGGAGGACCCGGCCGCGGTGGCGGCGCTGCTGAAACGGGCCGCCGAGGTCGACGCCGAGGTCGCGATCGCCCTGGACCCCGACGCGGACCGCTGCGCGGTCGGCATCCCCACCCCGGACGGCTGGCGCATGCTCTCCGGCGACGAAACCGGTTGGCTGCTCGGCGATTACATCCTCTCCCAACTCGATCCCGGCCCGGTCGCCGAGGCGACGGTGGTGGCCAGCTCGCTGGTGTCGTCGCGCATGCTGGCGGCGATCGCCGCCGACCACGGCGCCCGCCACGTCGAGACGCCGACCGGCTTCAAGTGGTTGTCGCGCGCCGACGCCGACCTGCCCGGCTGCACGCTGGTGTACGCCTACGAGGAGGCGATCGGCCACTGTGTCGACCCGTCGGCGGTGCGCGACAAGGACGGCATCAGCGCGGCGGTGCTGGTGTGCGATCTGGTTGCCGCGCTGCGCGACCGCGGGCACACCGTGCTCGACGCGCTCGACGGCCTGGCCCGCAGGCACGGGGTGCACACCACCACCGCGGTGACGAAGGTGGTGGCCGACCCCGACGAGGCCGCCGCCGTGATGGCCCGGCTGCGGCAGACACCGCCGCAGCGGCTCGCCGGATTCGCCGCCACGGTCACCGACCTCGCGCCCGGCACCGACGCGGTGATCCTGGCCGGCGGCGACCCCGACACCGCGGTGCGGGTCGTGGTGCGCCCGTCGGGCACCGAACCGAAAGTCAAGTCCTACATCGAGGTCCGCTGCGCACCGACCGACGACCTGACCGCCGCGCGGGCGCGGGCGCGGCGGATCCAGGCCGACCTCGTCGACGCGGCCGAAGCTCTCTAG